DNA sequence from the Treponema sp. OMZ 838 genome:
GAACTGTACGGCGACCGCTAAAAAACGTATAACCTGCCGCTGAAAGATGTGCATACTTTCGGCGGCATCTTACTATGCACAAAGATTTAAGGAGAAAACAGTTATGGAAATAAAAGCATCTGACGTAAAGGCGCTGCGCGAAAAAACCGGCGCCGGTATGATGGAATGTAAAAAAGCTCTGCAGGAATGTAACGGTGATGCAAAAGAGGCTGAGAAATTCTTAAAAGAAAAAGGTCTTGCTGCTGTTGAAAAGCGTGCAAGCCGCGCGACCAGCGAAGGTATCATCGTCGTTAAAACCGCCGATTCTAAAGCAGTGATGGCGGAATTAACCTGTGAGACCGACTTTGTCGCAAAAAATGCCGATTTTATCGCAGTCGGCGATAAAATTGCAGAAACAGCCCTCGCAAAAGGCTATACCGATGTTCAACAAGAATTGAGCGATATGGTACTCGACCTTGCCACACGCGTACGCGAAAATATGGGCTTACGGCGCTTAACTGCCGTACAAGCAGGCAGCGATGAATACATTGCGCATTATGTCCACTCCGACAAAAAGACCGGCGTTATCGTCATGTTAAAATCCGATAAGACCGACGTATTTGCCGACAAAGTATTTCAGGAATTTGCGTATGACTGCTGCCTCCATGCAGCGGCATTTACCCCGCTCTATGTAAAGAAAGAAGATGTCGATGCTGCCTATATCGACGAGCAACTCGAAGTATTCCGCGGACAGGTTGCCGAATTACAGAAGCCTGACAATGTAAAAGAAGGAATCGTAAAAGGAAAGCTGAATAAGCATTTAGCCGAGATATGCTTCCTTGAACAAGCCTTTGTTAAGGATGATAAGCTTTCCGTGACGGCAAAAATGAAGGAAGTCGGAAAGCAGCTCGGTGCGAATATCAGTCTTTCAAAGCTTGTATTGTGGCAGCTTGGCCAATAGAGGGCGGATATGAGCGATATTCATAGTGTCTATGAAGAAAAAATGAAGAAGTCGATTGCGGCGTTAAAAGACGATTTTAACGCCCTTCGGACAGGCCGCGCCTCTGCTTCTTTGTTCGACAAGATACGGGTGGACTGCTACGGG
Encoded proteins:
- the tsf gene encoding translation elongation factor Ts produces the protein MEIKASDVKALREKTGAGMMECKKALQECNGDAKEAEKFLKEKGLAAVEKRASRATSEGIIVVKTADSKAVMAELTCETDFVAKNADFIAVGDKIAETALAKGYTDVQQELSDMVLDLATRVRENMGLRRLTAVQAGSDEYIAHYVHSDKKTGVIVMLKSDKTDVFADKVFQEFAYDCCLHAAAFTPLYVKKEDVDAAYIDEQLEVFRGQVAELQKPDNVKEGIVKGKLNKHLAEICFLEQAFVKDDKLSVTAKMKEVGKQLGANISLSKLVLWQLGQ